In the genome of Sebastes umbrosus isolate fSebUmb1 chromosome 14, fSebUmb1.pri, whole genome shotgun sequence, one region contains:
- the cdr2l gene encoding cerebellar degeneration-related protein 2-like, which translates to MLRAGRMEEFVTEEEEPWYDQRDLEQDLHLAAELGKTLLERNKELEDSLQQMYINNEEQVQEIEYLSKQLEMLREMNEQHAKVYEQLDVTARELEITNEKLVLESKASQQKIDRLTGTMETLHGQVDSLTGRVEELRTLEELRVRREKKERRKTVHSFPCLKELCTAPRYEDGFLLANPGSVDLAETRPVDEENERLRDIVSSLRSTVATERSQREDAERECSAVLQEFERLEQRLLGAEGCQLRVQELEAELQEMQQLRKSRVCLIGDMEDGLETLLRNGPETDTPEEGIGLEEGGDGDAGEAGGAGQQGGPVRKSCSDTALNAISARDASGRRQGSYALHANGVRKRGMSILREVDEQYHALLEKYEGLLGKCRRHEESLCHAGSQTSRPVSRDPSMKEYSMICAGPSTQGAVAAPPTPPQTPSTPEALEGISRQVEQVDKRLSQNTPEYKALFKEIFSRLQKTKSDMGSTKSKKSNK; encoded by the exons ATGCTCCGTGCAGGCAGGATGGAGGAGTTTGTcacggaggaagaggagccatGGTACGACCAGAGGGACCTGGAGCAAG ACCTGCACTTGGCAGCCGAGCTCGGCAAGACCCTTCTGGAACGCAACAAGGAGCTGGAGGACTCTCTACAACAGATGTACATCAACAATGAGGAGCAAGTGCAAGAGATAGAG TACCTGTCCAAGCAGTTGGAAATGTTGAGGGAGATGAACGAGCAGCACGCAAAGGTGTACGAACAGCTGGATGTGACCGCCAGAGAGCTGGAGATCACCAATGAAAAACTGGTGCTGGAGAGCAAGGCCTCGCAGCAGAAAATAGACAG GTTGACAGGCACCATGGAGACCTTGCACGGTCAGGTGGACAGCCTGACGGGTCGGGTGGAGGAGCTGCGGActctggaggagctgagggTCCGCAGAGAGAAGAAGGAACGGCGCAAGACTGTGCACTCGTTCCCCTGCCTCAAAGAGCTCTGCACTGCGCCAAG GTATGAAGATGGTTTCCTGTTGGCCAACCCGGGTAGTGTGGACCTGGCTGAGACCCGACCAGTGGATGAGGAGAATGAGCGCCTGAGAGACATTGTCTCCTCCCTGCGCTCAACTGTGGCCACAGAGCGGTCCCAGAGGGAGGACGCCGAGCGGGAGTGTTCCGCCGTGCTGCAGGAGTTTGAGCGTCTGGAACAGCGTCTCTTAGGAGCAGAGGGATGCCAGCTGCGGGTTCAGGAGCTCGAGGCCGAGCTCCAGGAGATGCAGCAGCTGAGGAAGTCCAGGGTGTGTCTGATCGGGGACATGGAAGACGGCCTAGAGACGCTGCTCAGGAATGGCCCTGAGACGGACACCCCAGAGGAGGGCATAGGactggaggagggaggtgatGGAGATGCTGGAGAGGCGGGGGGCGCAGGGCAGCAGGGAGGCCCCGTGAGGAAAAGCTGCAGCGACACAGCTCTGAACGCCATCTCAGCCCGCGACGCCTCAGGTAGGCGTCAGGGCAGCTACGCCCTCCATGCCAACGGCGTGCGCAAGCGCGGCATGTCCATCCTGCGGGAGGTGGACGAGCAGTACCACGCCCTGCTGGAAAAGTACGAGGGGCTGCTGGGGAAGTGCCGGCGTCACGAGGAGAGCCTGTGCCATGCCGGGTCGCAGACCTCGCGGCCCGTCTCCAGGGATCCCTCCATGAAGGAGTACAGCATGATCTGCGCGGGGCCTTCGACACAGGGGGCTGTCGCCGCCCCTCCCACGCCCCCTCAAACTCCCTCCACACCGGAAGCCCTGGAGGGGATCAGCAGGCAGGTGGAGCAGGTGGACAAACGTCTCAGCCAGAACACGCCGGAGTACAAGGCCCTGTTCAAAGAGATCTTCTCCCGCTTACAGAAGACCAAGAGTGACATGGGCTCCACCAAGAGCAAAAAGAGTAACAAATGA